GCGGCGGAGCAGGCCCGGATCGCGCCGGGCACCCTGCCTGCGGGGGGACCGCTGGTCGTCTCCGTCGCGAGCGAATTCATGGGGCGGGGGGACGACGTCCTGGGCAACATCCTGATCCGGGCGTTTTTTCACACCCTGGGGGAGGTGGAGCCGCGGCCCGACGTCCTCGTGTTTTACAACAGCGGCGTCAAGCTCGCCGTGGAAGGGTCCCCCGTGCTCGAGGATCTGCGCGACCTCGAGGAGGGGGGGGTCCGGCTCCTGATCTGCGGGACCTGCCTGGGACATTACGAACTGAAGGACAAGGTGGCCGTGGGCGAGGTTTCCAACATGTATTCGATCGCCGAGACCCTGCTCGGCGCCGGGAAGGTGGTGAGCGTATGAGCCCCGGGAACCCTGAAGAGCCGATCCGGCTCACGCAGCTGACGACGGCGGCCGGTTGAGCGGCCAAAATGGGTCCCGAGACCCTGGCGCAGGTGCTGCGCCCGCTCGCCGGCATCTTCCTGGCGAAAGACCATCCCGACCTGCTGGTCGGGCTCGACATCAGCGACGACGCGGCCGTCTATAAAATCAGCGACGAGCTAGCGCTGATCCAGACGCTCGATTT
This genomic interval from Acidobacteriota bacterium contains the following:
- the yedF gene encoding sulfurtransferase-like selenium metabolism protein YedF; translation: MSRVIDARGLACPQPVLLTKKAIAEENRVTAIVDGETARQNVTRMAEKQGCRVQAEEREDGIYLSITREGEAAEQARIAPGTLPAGGPLVVSVASEFMGRGDDVLGNILIRAFFHTLGEVEPRPDVLVFYNSGVKLAVEGSPVLEDLRDLEEGGVRLLICGTCLGHYELKDKVAVGEVSNMYSIAETLLGAGKVVSV